One region of Exiguobacterium acetylicum genomic DNA includes:
- a CDS encoding methionine gamma-lyase family protein, with protein sequence MFSELTHYETLRPLIDRAEEQIAPYVKKAQEVAEYNQFRVLDAFRRHKVSDFHFMPSTGYGYNDEGRDTLERIYADVFGAEAGLCRPQIISGTHAIGIALFGLLLPGDELLYITGKPYDTLEEIVGIRGDGRGSLKELGVQYDVVEMKNAETIDVPAVLERITPQTKVVGIQRSKGYATRRSLPVNEIGEAIAAIKAVHPHVLIFVDNCYGEFVEMIEPTHVGADLMAGSLIKNPGGGLAKTGGYLVGRTDLIERASFRMTTPGIGAEAGPSLSALPDMYQGFYMAPHTVSQALMGAMFTSSMLGQFGFDTAPHHTAERTDLIQSVSFHEPEPMIAFCQAIQAASPVNAHALPIPDYMPGYADDVIMAAGTFVQGSSIELSADGPIRAPYTAYVQGGLTYSHVKIAIISAVNHLMEKQLIPEKNV encoded by the coding sequence ATGTTTTCAGAATTAACCCATTACGAAACGCTCCGTCCGCTCATTGATCGGGCGGAGGAACAGATTGCCCCGTACGTTAAGAAAGCGCAAGAGGTCGCGGAATATAATCAATTCCGTGTCCTTGATGCGTTCCGACGTCACAAGGTCAGTGATTTTCACTTCATGCCGTCAACAGGTTACGGCTATAACGATGAAGGACGCGATACGCTCGAACGGATCTATGCCGATGTCTTCGGTGCGGAAGCCGGTCTTTGTCGTCCGCAAATCATCAGCGGAACCCACGCGATCGGTATCGCGTTGTTCGGTTTACTGTTGCCTGGCGATGAATTGCTTTATATCACAGGAAAACCGTACGATACGCTTGAAGAGATCGTCGGAATTCGTGGTGACGGACGCGGTTCATTAAAGGAACTGGGCGTCCAGTATGATGTCGTCGAGATGAAAAATGCCGAGACGATCGACGTACCGGCCGTTCTCGAACGGATCACACCACAGACGAAGGTCGTCGGGATTCAGCGTTCAAAAGGCTATGCGACACGACGCAGTCTGCCGGTCAACGAGATCGGAGAAGCGATTGCTGCCATCAAAGCCGTTCATCCGCACGTACTGATCTTCGTCGATAACTGCTACGGTGAATTCGTCGAGATGATCGAGCCGACTCACGTCGGGGCAGACTTGATGGCAGGATCGTTGATTAAGAACCCGGGTGGTGGTCTTGCGAAGACTGGTGGTTATCTCGTCGGTCGAACGGACTTGATTGAACGGGCATCGTTCCGGATGACGACACCAGGGATTGGCGCCGAAGCCGGCCCGTCGTTATCCGCACTTCCGGATATGTACCAAGGCTTCTACATGGCACCACATACGGTGAGCCAAGCGTTGATGGGCGCGATGTTCACGTCGAGTATGCTTGGTCAGTTCGGTTTTGACACGGCACCTCATCATACGGCAGAACGGACGGATTTGATTCAATCGGTCTCGTTTCATGAGCCGGAGCCGATGATTGCCTTCTGTCAGGCGATTCAAGCAGCTTCACCCGTCAATGCACATGCGTTACCGATTCCGGATTATATGCCGGGCTATGCGGACGATGTCATCATGGCAGCAGGAACGTTCGTGCAAGGCTCATCGATCGAGTTGTCAGCGGATGGTCCGATCCGTGCGCCCTATACCGCATACGTCCAAGGTGGTTTGACGTATAGCCACGTCAAGATTGCCATCATCTCAGCCGTCAATCACTTGATGGAAAAACAATTAATTCCAGAAAAAAACGTTTAA
- a CDS encoding GNAT family N-acetyltransferase encodes MELKRAERKIEAHQEGEVIGEITYSDTNNGMWIIDHTYVDPAHRNQQIGEQLVAEIVNWAREANVKLLPLCPFAKKEFERTPEYAEISANM; translated from the coding sequence ATGGAGCTGAAACGAGCGGAACGTAAAATCGAAGCCCATCAGGAAGGTGAAGTGATTGGAGAAATCACTTACAGCGATACGAACAACGGCATGTGGATCATTGATCACACATACGTCGATCCCGCGCACCGCAATCAACAGATTGGGGAACAACTCGTTGCCGAGATCGTCAACTGGGCACGAGAAGCAAACGTCAAGCTGTTACCGTTATGTCCGTTTGCGAAAAAAGAGTTTGAGCGTACTCCGGAATATGCTGAAATATCTGCAAATATGTAA
- the hflX gene encoding GTPase HflX: MSERVIVVGCQLPDVPDHVYEESVAELEALVTTAHGVVVGRLDQKRQAIDRRTFIGKGKVEELVALADELEPDLIIFNAEVTPGQMKNIRIALSDPEAIKLIDRTQLILDIFAGRAQSREGKLQVELAQMSYLLPRLAGQGTQLSRLGGGIGTRGPGESKLETDRRHIRRRVDEISKQLETSVAHRARYRERRKENQTFQIALVGYTNAGKSTIFNRLTQADTYEKDELFATLDPLTRQVDLPEGGQVLLTDTVGFIQDLPTKLIAAFRSTLEEVLEADLILHVVDASSEHYLNQMQTTNDVLDELGAGDIPQLEVYNKKDQLNRLFTGGKLLISALDPQDIERLIEEIERSISEILEYLEIRIPVNAFAHYNPAKEVMMNLKESFEEDGSVILKGYLRKDTRLYATLKQYEV, encoded by the coding sequence ATGTCAGAACGCGTCATCGTCGTTGGTTGCCAGCTCCCCGATGTCCCGGACCATGTCTATGAAGAATCGGTCGCGGAGCTCGAAGCACTCGTCACGACTGCGCATGGTGTCGTCGTCGGTCGTTTGGATCAAAAACGACAAGCGATTGACCGCCGTACGTTCATCGGAAAAGGAAAGGTTGAAGAACTCGTTGCTTTAGCGGACGAACTTGAACCTGATTTAATCATATTCAATGCTGAAGTCACGCCCGGTCAGATGAAAAATATTCGGATCGCCTTATCGGATCCGGAAGCGATCAAATTGATCGACCGGACGCAGTTGATCCTCGATATCTTTGCTGGTCGTGCCCAGTCGCGCGAAGGGAAGTTACAGGTCGAACTGGCACAGATGAGTTATCTGTTACCACGCCTAGCCGGGCAGGGTACACAACTGTCACGTCTTGGTGGCGGAATCGGGACACGTGGACCAGGTGAGTCGAAACTTGAGACGGATCGTCGTCATATTCGGCGTCGCGTTGATGAGATCTCGAAACAACTCGAGACATCCGTCGCGCACCGTGCTCGTTACCGGGAACGTCGTAAAGAGAATCAGACGTTCCAAATCGCGCTCGTCGGTTATACGAATGCCGGCAAATCAACGATCTTCAACCGGTTGACTCAAGCCGACACATACGAGAAGGATGAGTTGTTCGCGACGCTTGATCCGTTGACACGTCAAGTTGATTTGCCGGAAGGCGGACAAGTCTTGCTGACGGATACGGTTGGTTTCATCCAAGATCTTCCGACGAAGTTGATTGCAGCATTCCGCTCGACCCTTGAGGAAGTGCTGGAAGCCGACTTGATCCTCCACGTCGTTGATGCGTCGAGTGAGCATTACTTGAATCAGATGCAGACGACGAACGATGTTCTCGATGAACTCGGTGCCGGTGATATACCACAGCTCGAAGTCTACAACAAAAAGGATCAACTGAACCGCTTGTTCACAGGTGGGAAGCTGTTGATTTCTGCGCTAGATCCGCAGGACATCGAGCGCTTGATTGAAGAAATCGAACGTTCGATCAGTGAAATCCTCGAGTATCTCGAGATCCGCATTCCGGTTAATGCCTTTGCTCACTATAATCCAGCGAAGGAAGTCATGATGAACTTGAAGGAATCATTCGAAGAAGATGGTTCCGTCATTCTTAAAGGTTACTTGCGGAAAGATACGCGTCTATACGCGACATTGAAACAATACGAGGTGTAA
- a CDS encoding (4Fe-4S)-binding protein encodes MKKGYEGKEITVYFDSEVCIHSGHCVQSLPTVFDVKRRPWIEADGAPVEDVMRVVDGCPSGALSYERREANGAETSGT; translated from the coding sequence ATGAAAAAAGGATATGAAGGCAAAGAGATTACGGTCTATTTTGATTCGGAAGTCTGCATTCACTCTGGTCATTGTGTACAAAGTCTACCAACTGTCTTTGATGTCAAGCGGCGTCCATGGATTGAAGCGGACGGGGCGCCGGTCGAAGACGTCATGCGTGTCGTCGACGGTTGTCCGAGCGGCGCCTTATCTTACGAACGGAGGGAAGCAAATGGAGCTGAAACGAGCGGAACGTAA
- the glnA gene encoding type I glutamate--ammonia ligase yields MTRRNITREDILKIAKAEDVRFIRLQFTDILGTIKNVEIPVSQLEKALDNKMMFDGSSIEGFVRIEESDMYLFPDLNTWVVFPWTEDGTGKVARLICDIHNPDGTPFAGDPRGQLKRVLKEMEELGFSSFNVGPEPEFFLFKKDEKGRPTLELNDQGGYFDLAPVDLGENCRKEIVIELENMGFEIEASHHEVAPGQHEIDFKYADAITTADNIQTFKLVVKTIAAKHNLHATFMPKPLFGVNGSGMHANMSLFKGNENVFFDEGNEDMQLSDDARAFTAGILKHARAFTAVCNPTVNSYKRLVPGYEAPCYVAWSARNRSPLVRVPAARGLSTRIEVRSVDPAANPYLALATLLASGLDGIKNNLKAPAPIDRNIYVMDKPERVANGIDDLPSTLSHALEVLKADDVVMHALGDHIAEHFVELKEIEWDMFRTQVTEWERDQYMVLF; encoded by the coding sequence ATGACACGTCGCAACATTACACGAGAAGACATTTTGAAAATCGCTAAAGCTGAGGATGTACGCTTCATTCGCTTACAGTTCACAGATATCCTCGGAACGATCAAGAACGTTGAGATTCCAGTAAGCCAATTGGAAAAAGCACTTGATAACAAAATGATGTTCGATGGTTCATCGATCGAAGGATTCGTCCGGATCGAAGAATCAGATATGTATCTCTTCCCAGACTTGAATACATGGGTCGTCTTCCCATGGACAGAAGATGGAACAGGGAAAGTTGCACGTTTAATCTGTGACATCCACAATCCGGATGGCACGCCGTTCGCAGGAGACCCACGTGGTCAGCTCAAACGGGTACTTAAAGAGATGGAAGAGCTCGGTTTCTCATCATTCAACGTTGGACCAGAGCCAGAATTCTTCCTCTTCAAGAAAGATGAAAAAGGTCGTCCGACACTTGAATTGAACGACCAAGGTGGATACTTCGACCTCGCACCAGTCGACCTCGGAGAAAACTGCCGTAAAGAAATCGTCATCGAGCTCGAGAACATGGGCTTTGAAATCGAAGCATCACACCACGAAGTTGCTCCAGGTCAGCACGAAATCGACTTCAAATATGCGGATGCGATCACGACAGCGGATAACATCCAAACGTTCAAACTCGTCGTCAAGACGATTGCTGCGAAGCACAACTTGCACGCGACATTCATGCCAAAACCACTCTTCGGTGTCAACGGATCAGGAATGCACGCGAACATGTCGCTCTTCAAAGGCAACGAGAACGTCTTCTTCGATGAAGGCAACGAAGACATGCAATTGTCGGATGATGCACGTGCCTTCACGGCAGGTATCCTCAAACACGCTCGTGCGTTCACAGCGGTTTGTAACCCGACAGTCAACTCATACAAACGTCTTGTTCCTGGCTACGAAGCACCTTGCTACGTCGCATGGTCAGCACGTAACCGTTCACCACTCGTCCGTGTTCCTGCAGCACGTGGACTCTCGACTCGTATCGAAGTTCGTTCAGTCGACCCAGCAGCGAACCCGTACCTTGCGCTTGCAACATTGCTCGCTTCAGGTCTTGACGGAATCAAGAACAACTTGAAAGCACCGGCTCCAATCGACCGTAACATCTACGTCATGGACAAACCGGAACGTGTTGCAAATGGCATTGATGATCTTCCATCAACACTCAGCCACGCACTCGAAGTCTTGAAAGCGGATGACGTTGTCATGCACGCTCTCGGCGATCACATCGCAGAGCACTTCGTTGAATTGAAAGAAATCGAATGGGATATGTTCCGGACGCAAGTCACGGAATGGGAACGCGATCAATACATGGTCTTGTTCTAA
- a CDS encoding MerR family transcriptional regulator, which translates to MADSSRQSKPLFPIGVVQELTALSARQIRYYEEQGLIKPERTETKRRLYSFNDVDRLLSIKEYLDQGLNIAGIKLIFENDLVKRERVAESVVETRPELSDGELYKLLKNELKEAGRHGKTSLIQGELGRFFK; encoded by the coding sequence ATGGCAGACTCATCACGCCAGTCCAAGCCACTATTTCCCATCGGAGTCGTTCAAGAGTTGACCGCGTTATCTGCCCGCCAGATCCGATACTACGAAGAACAAGGACTGATCAAACCGGAGCGGACAGAGACGAAGCGTCGCCTCTATTCGTTCAACGATGTCGATCGTCTGTTGTCGATCAAGGAATACCTGGATCAGGGACTGAATATCGCAGGGATCAAATTGATTTTTGAAAACGATCTCGTCAAACGCGAACGCGTTGCGGAGAGCGTCGTCGAGACGCGCCCGGAACTATCTGACGGCGAATTGTATAAACTCCTGAAAAATGAATTGAAGGAAGCAGGACGACATGGAAAGACGTCGCTCATCCAAGGTGAGCTCGGGCGTTTCTTCAAGTAA